A region from the Brassica napus cultivar Da-Ae chromosome C8, Da-Ae, whole genome shotgun sequence genome encodes:
- the LOC106362188 gene encoding uncharacterized protein LOC106362188, protein MAGNDAVKTAKIVAWWDMKDCPIPEGYDARRVRPSIERACKERGFSGSVSITAYADQTKTPDHHLQALSSTRVAVAHTISECTCKLMYEDIVEWRGHNPPPATIMIVSDHVEGDFSWDLARLQQRTRYKLFMAYSVESYKDFFLLRNAIWLWNKLLEEGGGAPLVAGGLSSAMFYCKSCEFDCQSLEKFRKHLSSYKHGREEFTSARWYTRLECVTKTWRRNYRATPEHATSKIQVWWDMVKCLIPEGYDARLVRPS, encoded by the exons ATGGCGGGGAATGATGCTGTGAAGACAGCTAAAATAGTTGCGTGGTGGGACATGAAGGACTGTCCAATTCCGGAGGGGTATGATGCTCGTCGGGTACGTCCAAGTATAGAAAGGGCGTGCAAGGAACGAGGCTTCTCTGGTTCTGTCTCCATCACTGCCTATGCCGACCAAACAAAAACCCCTGATCACCACCTTCAAGCGCTCTCTTCCACTCGAGTCGCTGTTGCACATACCATATCCG AATGTACGTGCAAACTCATGTACGAGGATATTGTGGAATGGCGAGGTCATAATCCACCTCCAGCGACAATAATGATCGTATCCGATCACGTGGAAGGTGACTTCTCCTGGGATCTAGCCCGGCTACAACAGCGCACTAGGTACAAACTTTTTATGGCTTATTCAGTCGAGAGTTACAAAGATTTCTTCCTGCTCCGGAATGCAATATGGCTTTGGAATAAATTACTAGAAGAAGGAGGAGGCGCACCACTTGTGGCGGGTGGATTATCATCTGCCATGTTTTATTGCAAATCTTGCGAGTTTGATTGCCAAAGCCTGGAGAAATTCAGGAAGCATCTCTCCAGTTATAAGCATGGACGGGAAGAGTTTACAAGCGCTAGGTGGTACACACGACTCGAATGTGTAACGAAGACGTGGAGAAGGAACTACAGGGCCACGCCTGAGCACGCCACATCTAAAATTCAGGTTTGGTGGGACATGGTTAAATGTCTGATTCCAGAGGGGTATGATGCTCGTTTGGTCCGTCCAAGTTAG
- the LOC106379924 gene encoding NAC domain-containing protein 7 isoform X1: MNSFSHVPPGFRFHPTDEELVDYYLRKKVASKRIEIDFIKDIDLYKIEPWDLQELCKIGHEEQSDWYFFSHKDKKYPTGTRTNRATKAGFWKATGRDKAIYLRHSLIGMRKTLVFYKGRAPNGQKSDWIMHEYRLETDENGTPQEEGWVVCRVFKKRLAAVRRMGDYDSSPSHWYDDQLSFMASELETNGPRRILSNHHHQHQHQYQQHLPYGFNASAYALNNPNLPSKQELQYNHLVQQHHFLHESPLSFLQLPQLESPKIQQDNSNCISSNHDNNSSRIANLQQSNLAHEEQLNQGNQIFSSPYMNSGNEQAMDQVTDWRVLDKFVASQLSNEEAATASASQQNNANDTSNMEYQVDEEKDQERVSDMGEEYAASTSSSCQIDLWK, from the exons AGGACATTGATCTTTACAAGATTGAGCCATGGGATCTTCAAG AGTTGTGCAAAATTGGACATGAGGAGCAAAGTGACTGGTACTTCTTTAGCCATAAAGACAAAAAGTATCCCACAGGGACTCGAACCAACAGAGCAACTAAAGCAGGGTTTTGGAAAGCCACTGGAAGAGATAAGGCTATATACTTGAGGCATAGCCTTATTGGTATGAGGAAAACACTTGTATTTTACAAAGGAAGAGCCCCAAATGGACAAAAATCTGATTGGATCATGCATGAATACCGCTTAGAAACCGATGAAAATGGAACTCCTCAG GAAGAAGGCTGGGTTGTGTGTAGGGTTTTCAAGAAGAGATTGGCTGCAGTGAGACGAATGGGAGATTACGACTCATCGCCTTCACATTGGTATGACGACCAGCTCTCTTTTATGGCATCTGAGCTCGAGACAAACGGTCCACGGCGGATTCTCtccaatcatcatcatcagcaccAGCATCAGTACCAACAGCATTTACCATATGGATTCAATGCATCTGCTTACGCTCTCAACAACCCTAACTTGCCAAGCAAGCAAGAGCTACAATACAACCACCTGGTACAACAACATCATTTTCTTCATGAATCTCCTTTATCATTCCTCCAACTTCCTCAGCTTGAAAGCCCTAAGATCCAACAAGATAATAGTAATTGCATCTCAAGCAACCACGATAATAACTCGAGCCGTATTGCCAACTTGCAGCAGTCTAATCTCGCGCATGAGGAACAACTGAATCAAGGGAATCAGATTTTCAGCTCTCCATACATGAATAGCGGGAACGAGCAAGCGATGGACCAGGTCACCGACTGGAGAGTTCTTGATAAATTCGTCGCTTCTCAGCTAAGCAACGAAGAGGCCGCCACAGCTTCTGCTTCTCAACAGAACAATGCCAATGACACAAGCAACATGGAGTACCAAGTTGATGAAGAAAAAGATCAGGAAAGAGTTTCCGACATGGGAGAAGAATATGCTGCTTCTACTTCTTCGAGTTGTCAGATTGACCTATGGAAGTGA